From the Diospyros lotus cultivar Yz01 chromosome 13, ASM1463336v1, whole genome shotgun sequence genome, one window contains:
- the LOC127788227 gene encoding uncharacterized protein LOC127788227 yields MAANQPLSLEIMAVVPPERLHIPVIKPYAGITDPMDHLDLFTSHMMVQDTSDAIWCKVFLVTLEGHACACLKQNQGESLNDFVSRFNMEALTIENFDHSIFLAGQRSISMLKKVMQAKRGKYTEKNEKKRYSEENKSEGRREDRKEKPYPRWELSGFTPLNASRVEILATIEGNDYLKKLLLMRAPSNKRNRNKYCRFHRDYGHDTKECHQLKEEIQELINQGFLRSFVAREMDPQKGRERSPHPRRDLEKEQDCV; encoded by the exons ATGGCCGCGAACCAGCCTCTTAGTCTAGAGATTATGGCTGTGGTGCCGCCCGAGCGTCTTCACATTCCAGTTATCAAGCCCTATGCGGGTATTACTGACCCAATGGATCACCTGGATCTCTTCACCTCtcatatgatggtgcaggatACGTCCGATGCAATATGGTGCAAAGTCTTCTTGGTTACACTGGAAGGGCATGCGTGCGCCTG CCTAAAGCAGAACCAGGGTGAATCCTTGAATGATTTCGTCTCAAGATTTAATATGGAGGCATTGACCATTGAGAACTTCGACCATAGT ATATTCTTAGCTGGGCAACGAAGTATATCAATGCTGAAGAAAGTTATGCAGGCGAAAAGAGGCAAATACACtgagaagaatgagaaaaaaagaTATTCTGAAGAGAATAAGAGTGAAGGTAGAAGGGAGGATCGCAAAGAGAAGCCCTATCCTCGGTGGGAATTGAGTGGTTTCACTCCCCTAAATGCTTCTAGAGTGGAGATCCTTGCTACTATTGAAGGTAATGATTATCTAAAGAAACTACTGCTTATGAGGGCACCATCCAATAAGAGGAATAGGAATAAATATTGTCGCTTCCATCGGGATTATGGCCACGATACAAAGGAATGCCAccagttaaaagaagagattcaagAGCTTATTAATCAGGGTTTCCTTAGGAGTTTTGTAGCTAGAGAAATGGATCCCCAAAAGGGGCGAGAGCGGAGTCCTCATCCCAGGCGAGATCTAGAGAAGGAGCAAGATTGCGTTTAG